The Chryseobacterium sp. JV274 sequence ACATTGTGTAATCGATTGCATAAAATTACACTAAAATATGATAGAAATACTTGTGGGATAAATATATAATTATTCTTTAATTAGTTAACAAAAAAATAATTTAAATATATAAATATCTAATTTACAGTTAATTAATTTTGATAACAATAATAAAAACAAGAAAATTTCCAAGGAATTACATCAATACTATTACCCAAAATTAATGCTTAAATAGGGTTTAAATATAAAATCATGCCAAAACAAAATGATAAAATTAAGATGTTAATTTGATAATAATAAATAAAAAGTACTATATATATTGTATACAATAAGAATAATTAATATGGAGTATAGAATCTAACTAAAAATATTGATCTGAAAAGATGACAAAAGTCAGAAATATTGCAAAAAAAATAATCTTGACTGTCATTTTGGGAAATTTTTAAGGGCAAAAACAGATAAATTTTAAGCAAAATTTAAGTTTTAAATTAATAAAGAATAAAGAAATTTGATTTCTTTTACATAAATATTCAAACTAAACTAAAATTTACAAATTATTAATTTACAACTATTTACAATATTATAACTATCTATCATTTTACAAATCCCTTCATCTTTCAACAATTAAATTAATGAAAAAATAATATTTTTTTCTTTGCGTATTGAAAAATAATATTAGTTTAGAAGCCAGGATATTTATTATGAAAATTTACGCAATCGATTGCACTCTAAAACGTGTAAAATCTTTCAGAAAATATTTGCCGCTAAAAATCAGTAGAATACTTTACAAATCCACACAAAACAAAACGATTGAAAAAAACTTTCAACCAAAAATTAAAACTATAAGGATACAAAATGGATAAAAGAGTACATTCAATAAAGTGGTTATATTTAACTGTCTTTCTACTTCCTGTCCTTGCTATGGCTCAAGAAAAAGAAACTAAAAAGGAAACCGAAAAAAACATTGATGAAGTGGTTTTGGTAGGTTATTCTAAAGTTTCAAAAAAAGATGTCACCAATGCCGTTGGTTCCGTAAAGGCTGACGAAGTAAAAGATATGCCTGTAAATAGTGCAGCAGAAGCAATTCAGGGAAGAGTTGCCGGTGTTCAGATCACGGCCAGTGAAGGTTCACCCGGCGCTGAAGTTGAAATTAAGGTAAGAGGGGGTACTTCTATTACACAAAGTAATGCTCCTCTCTATATCGTAGACGGAATCCAGATGGATAACGCTCTCTCGATTATTTCTCCTAAAGAAATTGAATCTATTGAAGTATTAAAAGATGCTGCTTCTACCTCTATCTATGGATCGCGAGGTGCCAACGGTGTTGTTTTGATCACCACAAAAGGCGGACGCAAAAAAGCTGCTGCTCAAGTCAATTACAGCGGTTATACTGGGGTAAGAAAAATCACAAACACCATCCCTGTTCTTGACCCTTATGAATTTGTAATGTATCAGTACGAGCTTTATAATAAAAACGGTATAGCTGACGACATGACTACCTTTACAACCCGATATGGTAATTTCAATGAACTTGCTGATAAATACGGAAATATAAAGAAGAGAGACTGGCAGAATGAGCTTTTCGGAAAAGAAGCTTTCAACTTCACTCACAATTTAAGCTTAACAGGCGGTTCCGATAAATCTACTTTTTCCTTGACGTTAAATCATGTGGAAGAAGATGGGATTATGCTCAAGTCCGGCTTCAGGAGAAGCATGGCCAATTTCAAGTATGATTATGATATTTCAAAAAAGCTGAAGGTTGGATTTAATGCACGATACAGCCGACAGCTGATTTCCGGGGCCGGAACTTCGGCAAGCGGATCTCAGGGTACCAACAGATTAAGAAACGCTGTAAGATACCAGCCTTTTGAAGGAGGAAGCAATGTTCCTATTGATGATTTTGATCCTAACTACGCCACATTAACCAATCTTGTAAATCCTCTGATTTTAAATGATAATGAAGTAAAGGATGCAAAAACAAATGATTTATTACTAAATGCGTACTTGAATTATAACATTACGAAAAATTTAACTTTCAGAAGTGTTGTAGGGTATGTTCAGAAAGATAATTTCATCAATCAGTTCTGGGGTACTGTTACCAATGATGCAAGATCCAATAACAATCAGCCGATTGTACAGTTAACGAGAAACCAGACCAGAAGGATTACCAATACCAACACTTTAAATTATACCCAAAAATTCGGAAATCATAAAGTAGATTTATTATTGGGAGAAGAAACCGTACAAACTGACGGAGAAACTTCAAGTACATATACCAAATGGCTCCCAGTTTCTATCTCACCTAATGAGGCTTTTGCTAATATCCAATCTGCAACTCCACCTTCAGGGATGATTCAGGATGCTCCTAAAACCGGTGCATTGCCTCCGGACAGACTTCTTTCCTTTTTTGGTAGAGCAAACTATATTTTTAATAATAAATATATCGTAACAGCCTCCATAAGAGCCGATGCATCCAATGTATTCGGAGCAGGAAACAGATGGGGAACTTTTCCTGCAGTTTCTGTAGCTTGGAAACTTAAAGAAGAAAATTTCCTTAAAAATAAAGAATGGCTGGAGGAGCTTAAATTACGTTTCGGATACGGTCTTGCAGGAAACAACAGAATTCCGGCCTACCTGTATGATACTTTTTTCACGACTTCCACTGACTATGGATATACCTTCGGAAGCGGTGTAACTCCAGGAGCTACTACAGGAAATACTTTGGCAAACAAGAACGTAACATGGGAAGCCACCGTATCTAAAAACTTAGGGATCGACTTCGGTTTTTTTAACGGAAGATTATATGGTAGTATCGACGGATATATTACTGATACAAAAGATTTGTTGGTCTTAGCAAAAATTCCCCAGACCTCAGGATATGAGTATCAATATCAAAATTCAGGAAAAACGCAGAACAAAGGTCTGGAATTTACCATGGGAGGACTTATTGTCAATAAAGAAAATTTCACATGGAAAACAGACTTCAATATTTCTGCCAATAAAAATATTATTAAAAGCCTGGGGGCAAATGTTTCGGGAGGAAATGATTATTATCTGGTGGCTTCAGGATGGGTAAACAGTTTGTACGACTTCATTGCCAAAGTTGGAAATCCGGTAGGTACGTATTATGGATATGTAACTGAGGGACGATATGAGATCAGTGATTTTGATTACAATGCGACCTCTCAGGCCTATACTTTGAAAACCGGAGTTCCAAGCAGCAGTGCTGTGGCTAACGGTTCTAAACCAATTCAGCCGGGAGATCTTAAATTGAAAGATCTGAATGGTGACGGACAAATCACAGCAGCTGACCAGACCGAGCTGGGAAGCGCACAGCCAAAATTCTTCGGAGGTTTCAGCCAGACTTTCAGATACAGAAACTGGGATATGAGCTTATTCTTTAACTTCTCTATCGGAAACAAAGTATATAATGCCAATAAAATAGAGTTTACCACTCAGTATCTATATAGAGACAACAACATGTCGGCAGAAGTTGCAGACAGATGGAGATGGTTCAACGATCAGGGGATAAAAGTTACCGATCCTACAGCTCTGGCTGCATTAAACGCAAATACTACCATGTGGACTCCTCCGCAAGGAAATTACATCCTCCATTCTTACGCCATCGAAGATGGATCTTTCTTAAGGTTGAATAATGTTACCATAGGATATAGCCTGCCAAAAGGCTCTCTGGAGATGCTTGGTATCAAAAATTTCAGGTTGTATGCAACAGTGAATAATTTATTTACCATCACAGGTTACAAAGGATATGATCCTGAAGCCAGTACAAGAAAAAATCCTTTAACTCCGGGAGTTGATTATGCTGCATATCCTAGAAGCAGATTTATTTTAACAGGTATTGATTTAACCTTTTAATTGAAAATTAACATGAAAAAAACAATAATTATA is a genomic window containing:
- a CDS encoding SusC/RagA family TonB-linked outer membrane protein, yielding MDKRVHSIKWLYLTVFLLPVLAMAQEKETKKETEKNIDEVVLVGYSKVSKKDVTNAVGSVKADEVKDMPVNSAAEAIQGRVAGVQITASEGSPGAEVEIKVRGGTSITQSNAPLYIVDGIQMDNALSIISPKEIESIEVLKDAASTSIYGSRGANGVVLITTKGGRKKAAAQVNYSGYTGVRKITNTIPVLDPYEFVMYQYELYNKNGIADDMTTFTTRYGNFNELADKYGNIKKRDWQNELFGKEAFNFTHNLSLTGGSDKSTFSLTLNHVEEDGIMLKSGFRRSMANFKYDYDISKKLKVGFNARYSRQLISGAGTSASGSQGTNRLRNAVRYQPFEGGSNVPIDDFDPNYATLTNLVNPLILNDNEVKDAKTNDLLLNAYLNYNITKNLTFRSVVGYVQKDNFINQFWGTVTNDARSNNNQPIVQLTRNQTRRITNTNTLNYTQKFGNHKVDLLLGEETVQTDGETSSTYTKWLPVSISPNEAFANIQSATPPSGMIQDAPKTGALPPDRLLSFFGRANYIFNNKYIVTASIRADASNVFGAGNRWGTFPAVSVAWKLKEENFLKNKEWLEELKLRFGYGLAGNNRIPAYLYDTFFTTSTDYGYTFGSGVTPGATTGNTLANKNVTWEATVSKNLGIDFGFFNGRLYGSIDGYITDTKDLLVLAKIPQTSGYEYQYQNSGKTQNKGLEFTMGGLIVNKENFTWKTDFNISANKNIIKSLGANVSGGNDYYLVASGWVNSLYDFIAKVGNPVGTYYGYVTEGRYEISDFDYNATSQAYTLKTGVPSSSAVANGSKPIQPGDLKLKDLNGDGQITAADQTELGSAQPKFFGGFSQTFRYRNWDMSLFFNFSIGNKVYNANKIEFTTQYLYRDNNMSAEVADRWRWFNDQGIKVTDPTALAALNANTTMWTPPQGNYILHSYAIEDGSFLRLNNVTIGYSLPKGSLEMLGIKNFRLYATVNNLFTITGYKGYDPEASTRKNPLTPGVDYAAYPRSRFILTGIDLTF